One genomic window of Providencia hangzhouensis includes the following:
- a CDS encoding outer membrane usher protein → MALQLKSKNKVFNNSVSYFLTPVATMVFLAIAHINLANANNDSIEFNTDVLDLQDKKNISLNEFSRAGYVMPGKYPFKINLNNRDLADIFDIEYIEDPNDPSMTEPCLTPDVVEHIALRDEWKKKVEFAKNGQCLIPETIPGMTVSGSLAKETVTITVPQAYIEFTSDNWDPPSRWDEGVPALIFDYNLNANLTRPADSANTQSVTGNGTTGFNLGAWRFRADWQASYNRTNGQSTDRKWDWSQYYAYRAVKELNAKLTMGEQFLRSGLFDSFRYMGASLISDERMLPPNLRGYAPEVTGVARTNAKVIVTQQGRVIYETQVAPGPFRIQDLSDAVSGKLDVRVEEQDGSVQEFQMNTASIPYLTRPGSVLFKIAGGRPNNMEHETEGQGFVTGEFSWGVSNGWSLFGGAIAAGDYNALSLGVGRDLLAFGAISFDVTESRAKLKTDNKIYTGASYRLSYSKRFEDYDSQVTFAGYRFSERDFMSMNQYLDRRYRGVEFDNSKELYTITFNKYFTSADLTAYLNYNHETYWNKPAAKRYNLSIAKYFDIGRFKNINLSLTAFRNKFDNRNNDDGLYMNLSLPWADRASISYNNMVTRDGNSHTVSYFDSIDDKTNYRVGTGVSNRGRGTIDGFYTRYADLATLTASTSYINGDTTSAAFSLQGGATVTGHGAALHRINTPGGSRVMVGTEGVKNVPIQGFGPTTETNIFGKAVVADISDYYRTSTSIDVTQLPDNVEAIRTSQPITLTEGAVGYREFEVLSGIKTMVRLALADGSYPPFGATVRNEKNRELGIVTDNGSVYISGINPNEVLDVYWDGSVQCKIQVPENITTAEFNSLLLPCTNSPSVEPGYMPAKAVPVGQSAPVYKPAPIKQGVAPSQRWLLKPPDIAYSTDYTE, encoded by the coding sequence ATGGCTCTGCAATTAAAAAGTAAAAATAAAGTATTTAATAACTCAGTAAGTTATTTTTTAACGCCTGTTGCTACCATGGTGTTTCTTGCTATTGCTCATATAAATTTAGCTAATGCAAATAATGATAGTATTGAGTTTAATACAGATGTTTTAGATCTTCAGGATAAAAAAAATATTTCCTTAAACGAGTTCTCTCGTGCGGGCTATGTTATGCCAGGGAAATATCCATTTAAAATTAATTTAAATAATCGCGACTTAGCTGACATTTTTGATATTGAATATATCGAGGATCCTAATGATCCAAGTATGACGGAGCCTTGTTTAACGCCAGATGTTGTTGAACATATTGCTTTGCGCGATGAATGGAAGAAAAAGGTTGAGTTTGCTAAAAATGGCCAATGTTTAATTCCAGAAACGATCCCTGGAATGACAGTAAGCGGTTCTTTAGCCAAAGAAACAGTCACAATTACTGTACCTCAGGCTTATATCGAATTTACTTCTGATAACTGGGATCCGCCATCTCGTTGGGATGAAGGTGTACCCGCCCTAATTTTTGACTATAACTTGAATGCTAACTTAACAAGGCCTGCGGATTCAGCCAATACCCAGTCAGTTACTGGTAACGGTACAACTGGCTTTAACCTTGGTGCGTGGCGTTTTAGGGCAGATTGGCAAGCAAGTTATAATCGCACTAATGGGCAATCGACCGACCGTAAATGGGATTGGAGCCAATATTATGCCTATAGAGCAGTAAAAGAGCTAAATGCAAAGCTCACGATGGGTGAGCAATTTTTACGTTCAGGACTATTTGACTCGTTCCGTTATATGGGGGCCAGCCTGATCTCTGATGAAAGAATGCTACCACCAAACCTACGTGGCTATGCACCGGAGGTGACTGGCGTTGCAAGAACCAATGCAAAAGTGATCGTGACTCAGCAAGGACGTGTTATTTATGAAACACAAGTTGCTCCGGGGCCTTTCCGTATTCAAGATTTAAGTGATGCGGTTAGCGGTAAATTAGATGTACGCGTCGAAGAGCAAGATGGCTCTGTACAAGAATTTCAAATGAATACCGCCTCTATTCCTTATTTAACTCGTCCAGGCTCAGTTCTGTTTAAGATTGCAGGTGGACGACCGAATAATATGGAACATGAAACAGAAGGGCAAGGGTTTGTTACGGGGGAATTTAGCTGGGGGGTCTCCAACGGTTGGTCATTATTCGGCGGTGCAATAGCAGCAGGTGACTATAACGCGTTATCACTCGGTGTTGGTCGAGATTTACTCGCCTTTGGTGCAATTTCATTCGATGTCACCGAGTCACGCGCGAAACTGAAAACAGATAACAAAATCTATACGGGGGCATCGTATCGCTTAAGTTATTCAAAACGTTTTGAAGACTATGATAGCCAAGTCACTTTCGCAGGATACCGATTCTCTGAACGTGACTTTATGAGTATGAACCAGTACCTCGATCGTCGTTATAGAGGTGTGGAATTCGATAATAGTAAAGAGCTGTATACGATTACATTTAATAAGTATTTCACCAGTGCAGATCTGACCGCGTATCTGAACTATAACCACGAAACCTATTGGAATAAGCCAGCGGCAAAACGTTATAACCTTTCTATTGCGAAATATTTTGATATTGGTCGTTTTAAAAATATCAACTTAAGTTTAACGGCATTCCGTAACAAATTTGATAATAGAAATAATGACGACGGGCTATATATGAATCTTTCTTTGCCTTGGGCAGATAGAGCGTCAATTAGCTACAACAATATGGTGACAAGAGATGGTAACTCACACACCGTCAGTTATTTTGATTCCATTGATGATAAGACGAACTATCGCGTGGGTACTGGGGTAAGTAACCGAGGCCGTGGAACTATTGATGGTTTCTATACACGTTACGCTGATTTAGCAACACTTACTGCAAGTACCAGCTATATCAATGGCGATACTACCTCAGCTGCATTTTCTTTACAAGGTGGTGCTACAGTCACAGGGCATGGTGCTGCATTGCACCGCATTAATACCCCAGGTGGAAGCCGTGTGATGGTGGGAACTGAGGGGGTGAAAAATGTGCCTATTCAAGGTTTTGGGCCGACCACTGAAACCAATATTTTTGGTAAAGCGGTAGTTGCTGATATCAGTGATTACTATCGTACCAGTACATCCATTGATGTGACTCAATTGCCTGACAACGTAGAAGCCATCCGGACATCTCAGCCAATTACGCTGACTGAAGGGGCTGTAGGTTACCGCGAGTTTGAAGTGTTATCGGGTATTAAAACCATGGTGAGATTGGCATTGGCAGATGGAAGTTATCCGCCATTCGGTGCCACCGTGAGAAATGAGAAGAATAGAGAGCTCGGTATCGTAACTGATAATGGGTCTGTGTATATCTCAGGTATCAACCCAAATGAAGTTTTAGATGTGTATTGGGATGGAAGTGTGCAATGCAAAATTCAGGTTCCAGAAAATATTACCACGGCTGAATTTAACTCACTGTTATTACCGTGTACAAACAGCCCAAGTGTTGAACCTGGGTATATGCCAGCAAAAGCCGTTCCTGTTGGGCAGTCTGCTCCAGTTTACAAGCCTGCGCCGATTAAACAGGGCGTAGCGCCGAGTCAGCGTTGGTTATTAAAACCACCGGATATTGCTTACAGCACAGATTATACAGAGTAA
- a CDS encoding fimbrial protein, with the protein MKLNKLALVLGLGLAVVAGSASANQGGGQVTFKGSIIDAPCSIPPGSQAFEVQMGAIATSALNGGGKSIARDFNIQLEQCDITTLKTVQTTFTGIPSTSVTDGLAIAGTAKNAGIVITDYNGTKIALGAKSPSQTLLTGANTLRFQAYLQGDDDAANKPAVPGEFDAIATFALSYQ; encoded by the coding sequence ATGAAATTAAATAAACTTGCTTTAGTATTAGGTTTAGGTCTGGCAGTAGTTGCTGGTTCTGCTTCTGCAAACCAAGGTGGCGGTCAAGTCACTTTCAAAGGTTCAATTATTGATGCTCCTTGCTCAATTCCACCAGGTTCTCAAGCATTTGAAGTACAAATGGGTGCTATCGCGACGTCTGCATTAAACGGTGGCGGTAAAAGTATTGCTCGTGACTTCAATATCCAATTAGAGCAGTGTGACATCACAACTCTGAAAACTGTTCAAACTACATTTACTGGTATTCCAAGTACTTCGGTAACTGATGGTTTAGCTATTGCTGGTACTGCGAAAAACGCGGGTATCGTGATCACTGATTACAACGGAACTAAAATTGCTTTAGGTGCTAAATCACCATCTCAAACTTTATTAACTGGTGCGAACACATTGCGTTTCCAAGCTTATTTGCAAGGCGATGATGATGCAGCAAACAAACCAGCTGTACCAGGTGAATTTGATGCAATTGCAACATTTGCTCTGAGCTACCAGTAA
- a CDS encoding fimbrial protein translates to MNHFGIIVMVLSGMIFAPIVSAQNQNSRAQSQFKGTVTMGGSIIESPCAIDADSRDQSVNITTVPVSQIIHDRESPTSDFSIRLINCVLTPVTPGTPNWQTFNITFDGPTDGRNFDVFGHANGLSVKISDTAGNVAIPGRAMPDLPISAGNTTLHYKVRVVSNNKRLKPGNYQTTIRFKMDYY, encoded by the coding sequence ATGAATCACTTTGGCATCATTGTCATGGTGCTTTCAGGAATGATATTTGCCCCGATAGTTAGTGCGCAAAATCAAAATTCTCGGGCACAAAGTCAGTTCAAAGGAACTGTTACCATGGGCGGTTCAATCATTGAGAGCCCTTGTGCAATAGATGCAGATAGCCGAGATCAATCAGTTAACATAACGACTGTACCGGTTAGCCAGATAATTCACGACAGAGAAAGTCCTACAAGTGATTTCTCTATACGCCTTATCAATTGTGTTTTAACACCGGTAACTCCTGGAACTCCTAATTGGCAAACTTTCAATATTACATTCGATGGTCCAACAGATGGCCGTAACTTCGATGTTTTTGGGCATGCAAATGGATTGTCAGTAAAAATTTCTGATACAGCTGGAAATGTAGCTATACCTGGTAGAGCAATGCCTGATTTACCCATTAGCGCAGGCAATACAACTCTGCATTATAAGGTGCGGGTAGTATCTAATAATAAACGTTTAAAACCAGGGAATTATCAGACAACTATCCGTTTTAAAATGGATTATTACTGA